A stretch of Clostridium formicaceticum DNA encodes these proteins:
- the tyrS gene encoding tyrosine--tRNA ligase, translating to MQNIFDVLEGRGYIEQVTHQEELRELLGKESMTFYIGFDATADSLTLGHFLQIMVMMHMQRAGHKPIVLLGGGTTMVGDPSGRSDMRQMLTKEAIAKNAERFKDQISKFLDFEDGKAIIENNADWLLKLNYVDFLREVGRHFSVNRMLAAECYKSRLEDGLTFFEFNYMLMQSYDFLELYRRHNCKIQLGGNDQWSNILGGYELVRRVDGASVYAMTFKLLTTSEGKKMGKTQAGTIWLDADKTSPYEFYQYLRNIDDKDVEKTLALLTFLPMEEVRRLGALEGAEINRAKEVLAYEVTKIVHGEEEAKKAEEAAKSLFGSGAVAEAMPTTEVDKARFEEGVDILTLLAETGLAASKSEGRRLVQQGGISVEDHKIEDINHILTTKDFKEDKMMIKKGKKVYHQVKLV from the coding sequence ATGCAAAATATCTTTGATGTATTAGAAGGAAGAGGGTATATAGAACAAGTAACCCACCAGGAGGAATTAAGAGAATTATTAGGTAAGGAATCTATGACCTTTTATATAGGCTTTGATGCAACTGCTGACAGTTTAACTCTTGGACATTTTTTGCAGATTATGGTAATGATGCATATGCAAAGAGCTGGTCACAAACCGATTGTTTTATTAGGTGGAGGAACTACGATGGTAGGGGATCCTTCCGGTAGAAGTGATATGAGACAGATGTTGACAAAAGAAGCGATTGCTAAGAATGCTGAAAGATTTAAAGACCAAATTTCTAAGTTCTTGGATTTTGAAGATGGCAAAGCCATTATAGAAAACAATGCAGATTGGTTATTAAAATTAAATTATGTTGATTTTTTAAGGGAAGTAGGAAGACATTTTTCTGTAAATAGGATGCTTGCAGCAGAATGCTATAAAAGTAGATTAGAAGATGGTTTAACATTTTTCGAATTTAATTATATGTTAATGCAATCCTACGACTTTTTAGAGCTATACCGAAGACACAATTGTAAAATACAACTAGGAGGCAACGATCAATGGTCGAATATTTTAGGAGGCTACGAACTGGTTCGTAGAGTAGATGGCGCTTCCGTGTATGCCATGACCTTCAAGCTGCTTACCACCAGCGAAGGGAAAAAGATGGGAAAAACACAAGCTGGTACCATATGGCTAGATGCGGATAAAACTTCTCCTTATGAATTTTATCAGTACCTAAGAAATATTGATGATAAAGATGTAGAAAAAACTTTAGCGCTACTAACCTTTTTGCCTATGGAGGAAGTAAGAAGACTTGGTGCATTAGAAGGTGCTGAGATTAATAGAGCAAAAGAAGTCTTAGCTTACGAGGTGACCAAAATAGTCCATGGAGAAGAAGAGGCTAAAAAAGCTGAAGAGGCAGCTAAGTCTTTATTTGGCAGTGGAGCTGTGGCTGAAGCAATGCCTACTACAGAGGTGGACAAGGCTAGATTCGAAGAAGGCGTAGACATTCTAACGCTATTAGCAGAAACTGGCTTAGCTGCATCAAAGTCTGAAGGAAGACGTCTTGTACAACAGGGGGGAATCAGTGTAGAGGACCATAAAATAGAAGATATTAATCATATCCTTACCACAAAGGATTTTAAAGAAGATAAAATGATGATAAAAAAAGGCAAAAAAGTATATCATCAAGTAAAACTAGTATAA
- a CDS encoding HD-GYP domain-containing protein — protein sequence MLKTELDVSLLDLTLTISNAIDLISPVLNNHHKQVAYIAYNIGKELELSNKNCNELLIASLLHDIGCLNLGDRISALQFENENAYQHAVTGYFLLKDVEELESVGKIIKYHHLYWMNGAGRYYKGEPVPIESHIIHLADRISVSILQQNEIIAQVDRISKVIEKSRNTMFHPELIDIFNKLKAKESFWFDIISPSIDRKFKKMWGDCGQQLDLEKLDQITKIFARIIDFRSTFTSIHSSGVAAIAEALAKKLNWSEEGCKKIKIAGYLHDLGKLAISNEILEKPSRLTVEEYNTIKSHTYHGYYLLEEINGLQEINTYASYHHERLDGTGYPFHIGEDALGEGARIMAVADVFTAITEDRPYRKGMLPYRVIEVLENMAKSFALDEKIVEIIKIHFEEMSTIRAAAQKQAYIAYKDFSEAVARAGGKYYE from the coding sequence ATGTTGAAAACGGAGTTAGATGTATCTCTTTTAGATTTAACATTAACCATATCAAATGCTATTGATTTAATAAGTCCAGTTTTGAACAATCATCATAAGCAAGTAGCCTATATTGCCTATAATATAGGGAAGGAATTAGAACTTTCTAATAAAAACTGTAATGAACTATTAATAGCTAGTTTGTTACATGATATTGGCTGCTTAAATTTAGGAGATAGAATCAGTGCATTACAATTTGAAAATGAAAACGCTTATCAACATGCGGTGACCGGATATTTTTTGTTGAAGGATGTTGAGGAGCTTGAAAGTGTAGGAAAAATAATAAAGTATCATCACTTGTATTGGATGAATGGTGCCGGAAGATATTATAAGGGAGAGCCAGTACCTATAGAAAGTCACATTATACATCTAGCAGACCGTATTTCAGTGTCCATTCTTCAGCAAAACGAAATTATAGCTCAAGTAGATAGGATAAGTAAGGTTATTGAAAAAAGCAGAAATACGATGTTTCATCCAGAGCTAATCGATATTTTTAATAAGTTAAAAGCAAAGGAAAGCTTTTGGTTTGATATCATTTCTCCATCTATCGATAGAAAATTTAAAAAAATGTGGGGGGATTGTGGCCAACAATTAGATTTAGAAAAACTAGATCAGATTACAAAGATCTTTGCTCGGATTATAGACTTCCGAAGTACATTTACCTCTATCCATAGTAGTGGTGTGGCGGCGATAGCTGAAGCTTTAGCCAAAAAGCTTAACTGGTCTGAGGAAGGGTGTAAAAAAATAAAAATCGCTGGTTATTTACATGACTTGGGAAAACTGGCTATATCCAATGAAATTTTAGAGAAACCAAGTAGACTAACGGTTGAGGAATACAACACCATTAAGTCTCATACTTACCATGGTTATTATTTACTAGAAGAGATTAATGGGCTACAGGAGATTAATACCTATGCCTCTTACCATCATGAGCGTTTAGACGGTACCGGCTACCCTTTTCACATTGGGGAAGATGCTTTGGGAGAGGGTGCTAGAATTATGGCAGTGGCAGATGTGTTTACTGCGATAACAGAGGATAGGCCCTATAGAAAGGGAATGTTGCCTTACAGAGTGATAGAAGTTCTTGAAAATATGGCGAAGTCTTTTGCTTTAGATGAAAAAATAGTAGAGATCATTAAGATACACTTTGAAGAAATGAGTACTATAAGAGCTGCAGCACAAAAGCAGGCATATATAGCGTATAAGGACTTTTCAGAAGCGGTCGCTAGAGCAGGAGGGAAATATTATGAATAA
- a CDS encoding glycoside hydrolase family 3 protein: MNKKFFLLIFLLWSGFYLVGCEESTTILAESPIEAVSNENNALPDEKLSYIEAYLKTMTLEEKVGQVFMQAFRYDTDNKRLTSLDENTKNKILKYHLGGVIFFSENIDTIDQTQRLIEAMQQVSRIPLFISVDEEGGIVSRLNSSPNMPATKLPGNKVLGDTENVAFAYKVGRLLGKELTSLGFNMNLAPVADVNTNPQNPVIGERSFGSDPHKTGEMVAQMVKGIQDENISAVVKHFPGHGDTSLDTHKEAVTLPHGIERLKAVEFLPFKKGIEAGVDGVMLGHLLVPSITSDSLPATFSWKVVDLLRNHLKYEKLIITDALEMKAITKYWTPEEAAVLAFAAGADILLMPSSLEKAYEGLLKAVKEGRITEERLNESVRRILNVKYDRGILMEQENLLNPQEVLGSDAHLQIVKDILEYHDR, translated from the coding sequence ATGAATAAAAAATTTTTTCTCCTGATTTTCTTATTGTGGAGTGGATTTTATTTAGTAGGTTGTGAAGAAAGCACCACAATTTTAGCAGAATCTCCTATTGAAGCGGTATCCAACGAAAACAATGCTTTGCCTGATGAGAAGCTTTCCTACATAGAAGCATATCTAAAGACCATGACCCTTGAAGAAAAAGTAGGACAAGTATTCATGCAGGCTTTTCGATATGATACTGATAATAAGCGTCTTACCTCTTTGGATGAAAATACCAAAAATAAAATTTTAAAATATCATTTAGGAGGCGTTATATTTTTTTCAGAGAATATAGATACAATAGACCAAACCCAAAGGTTGATTGAAGCTATGCAACAAGTAAGCAGAATACCTTTATTTATATCCGTTGATGAAGAAGGAGGAATTGTCAGCAGGCTTAATAGCAGTCCTAATATGCCTGCAACAAAACTTCCGGGTAATAAGGTGTTAGGGGATACGGAGAATGTAGCATTTGCTTATAAAGTTGGTAGATTGTTAGGAAAAGAACTGACTTCTTTAGGATTCAATATGAATTTAGCGCCTGTGGCAGATGTCAACACAAATCCTCAAAATCCTGTTATTGGAGAACGTTCTTTTGGCAGTGACCCCCATAAAACAGGAGAGATGGTGGCACAAATGGTAAAAGGAATACAAGATGAAAATATCAGTGCTGTAGTTAAGCATTTCCCGGGACATGGAGATACTTCATTAGATACTCATAAAGAGGCTGTTACGCTTCCTCATGGTATAGAAAGATTAAAAGCTGTTGAATTTCTTCCTTTTAAGAAAGGAATTGAAGCAGGGGTAGATGGCGTTATGTTGGGACATTTACTAGTACCCTCAATCACTTCAGATTCTTTACCAGCTACTTTCTCATGGAAAGTAGTAGATTTATTAAGAAATCATTTGAAGTATGAAAAATTGATTATCACTGATGCGCTGGAAATGAAGGCTATTACAAAATACTGGACCCCGGAAGAAGCAGCTGTTTTAGCCTTTGCAGCAGGGGCAGATATCTTATTAATGCCATCCTCTCTTGAGAAAGCCTATGAAGGCTTGTTGAAGGCTGTTAAAGAAGGAAGGATAACGGAGGAGAGATTAAACGAATCTGTAAGAAGGATTTTAAATGTTAAATACGATAGAGGTATTTTGATGGAACAAGAAAATCTGCTGAACCCTCAGGAAGTTTTAGGGTCTGATGCGCATTTGCAGATTGTTAAAGATATATTGGAATATCACGACCGTTAA
- a CDS encoding uracil-xanthine permease family protein codes for MTENTFTKTNLQVKENATTLDSAKKLVLGLQHLIAMFGATVLVPMLTGLDPSIALISAGIGTLLFHLVTYGKVPVFLGSSFAFIPVIITVSNLYNGDLAYAQGGIMVAGLIYVLMSFVIQKIGVDKIKQYLPSQVVGPMIIVIGLNLVPVAYDMASSHFVIAAITLFTALGITLVGRGFAKQLSILIAVVVGYLISLNVGLVNTEVIREAQFFAVPNFSLPKFELGAIAIIAPVVLAVFMEHIGDITTNGQVVGKNFIEDPGLNRTLLGDGLATLVAGFLGGPANTTYGENTGVLAITKNYDPSILRIAAVLAIILGFVAKVGGFLSSIPVAVMGGISMMLFSMIALIGVRTIKDNDVIFNGKNIVVMASILILGLGSNFGISIGIPITETVQISGLSFAAIVGVILNAALNR; via the coding sequence ATGACAGAAAACACATTTACAAAAACAAATCTTCAGGTGAAAGAAAATGCTACAACATTGGATTCTGCTAAAAAATTAGTTTTAGGCTTACAACATTTAATTGCTATGTTCGGAGCAACTGTATTAGTACCAATGTTAACGGGATTAGATCCTTCCATTGCTTTAATATCAGCAGGTATAGGAACATTATTATTTCATCTTGTTACCTACGGTAAGGTTCCAGTATTTTTAGGTTCATCCTTTGCATTTATACCAGTGATTATAACTGTAAGCAATTTATATAACGGAGACTTAGCCTACGCACAGGGCGGAATTATGGTGGCAGGACTGATCTATGTATTGATGTCCTTTGTTATTCAAAAAATAGGCGTAGATAAAATCAAACAATACTTACCTTCACAGGTGGTAGGGCCGATGATTATCGTAATTGGTTTAAATTTAGTGCCAGTTGCTTATGATATGGCATCAAGTCACTTTGTTATTGCTGCTATTACGCTTTTTACAGCTTTAGGCATTACTTTAGTAGGAAGAGGTTTTGCAAAGCAGCTTTCTATTTTAATAGCAGTGGTGGTGGGATACCTTATCTCGCTTAATGTAGGACTTGTAAATACAGAAGTTATAAGAGAAGCACAATTCTTTGCAGTGCCAAATTTTTCTCTTCCAAAGTTCGAATTAGGCGCTATAGCTATCATCGCTCCAGTGGTATTGGCTGTTTTTATGGAGCATATCGGAGATATAACAACAAATGGTCAAGTGGTAGGTAAAAACTTTATAGAAGATCCAGGTTTAAATCGTACTTTGCTGGGAGATGGATTGGCAACATTGGTTGCTGGATTTTTAGGAGGACCTGCTAATACTACCTATGGTGAAAATACTGGGGTATTAGCCATCACAAAAAACTATGATCCTTCCATTTTAAGAATCGCTGCAGTACTTGCTATTATTTTAGGGTTTGTGGCTAAGGTTGGAGGTTTTCTAAGTAGTATTCCTGTAGCTGTTATGGGTGGGATCAGTATGATGTTGTTTAGCATGATTGCTTTAATCGGAGTAAGAACGATAAAAGACAATGATGTAATCTTCAATGGCAAAAATATAGTAGTCATGGCGTCTATCTTAATTCTTGGATTAGGATCAAACTTTGGCATCTCCATTGGTATTCCTATAACAGAGACAGTACAAATAAGTGGTTTAAGTTTTGCAGCTATTGTTGGTGTGATACTGAATGCCGCATTAAATAGATAA
- the nifJ gene encoding pyruvate:ferredoxin (flavodoxin) oxidoreductase — translation MAKKMKTMDGNEAAAYVSYAFTEVAAIYPITPSSPMAEGVDEWSAHGMKNIFGQPVKVVEMQSEAGAAGTVHGSLQGGALTTTYTASQGLLLMIPNMYKMVGELLPAVFHVSARAIAAHALSIFGDHQDVMAVRQTGFALLASSSVQEVIDLGGIAHLAAIKSRVPFLHFFDGFRTSHEYQKVELIDYEDLSNLLDHEAVKAFRNRALSPEHPVARGTAQNPDIYFQGREVANPFIDAVPDIVENYMQEITKITGREYHPFNYYGAEDADRIIVAMGSGCDTIEETVDYLIAKGEKVGVIKVRLYRPFSPKYFFNVFPKTVKKIAVLDRTKEPGAFGEPLYEDVRSIFYDREESPIIVGGRYGLGSKDTRPSQIVAVFDNLKQTNPKDHFTIGIVDDVSYTSLPEESIVETTPEGTIRCKFWGLGSDGTVGANKTAIKIIGDKTNLYAQGYFSYDSKKSGGTTVSHLRFGKKPIKSPYLVYTADFIACHNKAYLHHYDLLKGLKENGTFVLNCPWTQEELEDKIPATIKKYIVEKSVNFYIIDAVKIAHEIGLGGRINMIMQAAFFKLVNVIPIEDAVKYLKEAIQDTYGKKGEEIVKMNHEAVDQGIQGLLKVDVPASWSQAKEDTLPVKEEPDFVKNIQRPMARLEGDELPVSAFKGMEDGTFPLGTTSYEKRGIAVRIPQWQTDKCIQCNQCAYICPHAVIRPLLLNDEEMQAKPDTLETKKAVGKGLEGLEYRIQISPLDCTGCANCADICPAPGKALVMVDAEKEIVRQEENWEYALSVKEKDALMDKKSVKGSQFARPLLEFHGACAGCGETAYVKLLTQLYGDRMMIANATGCSSIWGASAPSIGYSTTADGKGPAWSNSLFEDNAEYGFGMYLAAKQIRERLADLMIQVLNSDLDSNCKDACKRWLEAMDDGEKSKEASEALLNLIRNHQYQGNPIIREILEKKDYLIKRSVWIIGGDGWAYDIGYGGVDHVIASGEDVNLLVMDTEIYSNTGGQSSKATPTAAVAKFAASGKKVRKKDLGLMATNYGYVYVAQIAMGANMNHTIKAIAEAEAYKGPSLIICYAPCVSHGIKTGMGTTVAQEKKAVEAGYWHLYRFNPDLKEEGKNPFILDSKEPKASFRDFIEGEIRYSQIMNVFPDIAEELFEAAEKNARDKYDTYRRLAEMQY, via the coding sequence ATGGCTAAGAAAATGAAAACAATGGATGGCAATGAAGCTGCTGCTTATGTGTCCTATGCTTTTACCGAAGTAGCGGCAATCTATCCCATTACACCTTCCTCACCAATGGCGGAAGGTGTGGACGAATGGTCTGCTCATGGAATGAAAAACATATTTGGGCAACCGGTAAAAGTAGTAGAAATGCAGTCGGAAGCAGGTGCTGCTGGGACTGTGCATGGTTCCTTACAGGGAGGAGCACTGACCACAACCTACACAGCTTCTCAAGGATTGCTACTAATGATTCCTAATATGTATAAAATGGTAGGTGAATTATTACCTGCAGTATTCCATGTGAGTGCTAGAGCTATAGCAGCCCACGCATTATCTATATTTGGAGATCATCAAGATGTTATGGCAGTTCGACAAACTGGTTTTGCTCTTTTGGCTTCCAGCAGCGTTCAAGAAGTAATTGACTTAGGTGGTATAGCGCATTTAGCTGCCATTAAATCCAGAGTACCTTTTTTACACTTCTTTGATGGTTTTAGAACATCTCACGAATATCAAAAGGTAGAGTTGATTGATTATGAAGATTTAAGCAATCTATTGGATCATGAAGCAGTAAAAGCGTTTCGAAACAGAGCTTTAAGTCCTGAACATCCAGTGGCAAGGGGGACAGCTCAAAACCCAGATATATATTTCCAAGGTAGAGAAGTAGCCAATCCTTTTATTGATGCAGTACCTGACATTGTTGAAAATTATATGCAAGAAATTACTAAAATAACTGGAAGAGAGTATCATCCTTTTAATTATTATGGCGCTGAAGATGCAGATAGGATTATTGTAGCTATGGGTTCTGGATGTGATACCATTGAAGAAACAGTAGATTATTTAATAGCTAAAGGAGAAAAGGTAGGGGTAATTAAAGTAAGGCTATATCGACCCTTCTCACCAAAATACTTTTTTAATGTATTTCCAAAAACTGTGAAGAAAATAGCCGTATTAGATAGAACGAAAGAACCAGGAGCTTTCGGAGAACCTCTTTATGAAGACGTAAGAAGTATATTTTATGATAGAGAAGAAAGTCCTATTATTGTTGGTGGAAGATATGGACTAGGCTCTAAGGATACGAGACCTTCTCAAATTGTAGCGGTTTTTGATAACTTAAAGCAAACCAATCCCAAAGATCATTTTACAATAGGGATTGTGGATGATGTTAGTTATACTTCTTTGCCAGAGGAAAGTATTGTAGAAACTACTCCTGAGGGTACGATTCGATGTAAGTTCTGGGGCCTAGGTTCTGACGGAACAGTGGGGGCTAATAAAACAGCTATAAAAATTATAGGAGATAAAACTAACTTATACGCACAAGGGTATTTTTCTTATGATAGTAAAAAGTCAGGTGGAACAACAGTTTCACATCTGAGATTTGGCAAAAAACCTATAAAATCTCCTTATCTCGTTTATACTGCTGACTTTATTGCATGTCATAACAAAGCATATTTACATCATTATGACTTATTAAAAGGTTTGAAGGAAAATGGTACCTTTGTATTAAATTGTCCATGGACACAAGAAGAACTGGAGGATAAGATTCCTGCAACAATAAAAAAATATATTGTAGAAAAAAGTGTTAACTTTTATATCATTGATGCGGTAAAAATTGCACATGAAATAGGTTTGGGTGGAAGAATTAACATGATTATGCAGGCGGCTTTCTTTAAACTGGTTAATGTTATTCCTATAGAGGATGCTGTTAAATACTTAAAAGAAGCCATTCAAGATACCTATGGAAAAAAAGGTGAGGAAATTGTAAAGATGAATCATGAGGCTGTAGACCAAGGGATACAAGGATTATTGAAGGTCGACGTTCCAGCTAGCTGGAGTCAAGCTAAAGAAGATACGTTGCCAGTAAAAGAAGAACCAGACTTTGTAAAGAATATACAACGGCCTATGGCAAGATTGGAAGGAGATGAGCTGCCAGTAAGCGCCTTTAAAGGTATGGAAGATGGGACTTTTCCTCTTGGCACAACCTCTTATGAAAAACGAGGTATTGCTGTTAGAATTCCTCAGTGGCAGACAGATAAGTGTATTCAATGTAACCAGTGTGCTTACATCTGTCCTCATGCAGTTATCAGACCTTTACTTCTTAATGATGAAGAAATGCAAGCTAAACCAGATACTCTTGAAACTAAAAAAGCTGTTGGCAAAGGACTGGAAGGGCTGGAATATCGTATTCAAATAAGCCCACTGGACTGTACTGGATGTGCAAACTGTGCTGATATTTGTCCTGCACCAGGAAAAGCTTTGGTAATGGTAGATGCGGAAAAGGAAATAGTAAGACAGGAAGAAAATTGGGAATATGCTTTGTCTGTTAAAGAAAAAGATGCGTTAATGGATAAGAAAAGCGTAAAAGGTAGTCAATTTGCACGCCCCTTATTAGAATTTCATGGTGCTTGTGCAGGATGTGGAGAAACTGCCTATGTTAAATTACTAACACAGCTTTACGGAGATAGGATGATGATTGCCAACGCAACGGGTTGCTCTTCTATCTGGGGTGCTAGTGCACCATCCATCGGCTATAGCACTACTGCTGATGGAAAAGGGCCAGCGTGGTCAAATTCATTATTTGAAGACAATGCTGAATATGGTTTCGGTATGTACTTAGCTGCTAAACAAATTAGAGAACGACTAGCAGACTTAATGATACAGGTATTAAACAGCGATTTAGATAGTAATTGTAAAGATGCTTGTAAGCGGTGGTTAGAAGCAATGGATGATGGTGAAAAATCAAAAGAGGCTTCAGAAGCGTTGTTAAACCTCATAAGAAATCATCAATACCAGGGTAATCCTATTATCAGAGAAATTTTAGAAAAGAAAGATTATTTGATTAAAAGATCTGTATGGATTATTGGTGGAGATGGTTGGGCATATGACATAGGTTATGGCGGTGTAGACCATGTCATAGCTTCTGGGGAGGATGTTAATCTTCTTGTAATGGATACAGAGATTTACTCTAACACAGGTGGACAATCCTCAAAAGCTACACCCACAGCTGCCGTAGCAAAATTTGCAGCTTCTGGTAAAAAAGTGCGCAAAAAGGACTTAGGTTTAATGGCAACTAACTATGGTTATGTCTATGTAGCGCAAATAGCCATGGGTGCCAATATGAATCATACCATAAAAGCCATCGCTGAAGCAGAAGCTTATAAGGGACCTTCTTTAATCATCTGTTACGCTCCTTGTGTAAGTCATGGTATTAAAACTGGTATGGGTACAACTGTAGCACAGGAGAAGAAGGCGGTAGAAGCAGGTTATTGGCATTTATATCGCTTCAATCCAGATTTGAAGGAGGAAGGAAAAAATCCATTTATTTTAGATTCTAAAGAACCTAAAGCATCCTTTAGAGACTTTATTGAAGGAGAAATAAGATATTCACAAATTATGAATGTATTTCCTGATATTGCTGAAGAGTTGTTTGAAGCTGCAGAAAAAAATGCTAGAGATAAATATGATACCTATAGACGATTAGCAGAAATGCAGTATTAA
- a CDS encoding CDIF630_02480 family spore surface protein encodes MSDNKFKEKHLGRTIENHQTASWANMKDLKPVSRVPIPDEIEVKNAKEYVDTNEK; translated from the coding sequence ATGTCTGATAACAAATTTAAAGAAAAACACTTAGGCCGAACAATTGAAAACCATCAAACTGCTTCATGGGCTAATATGAAAGACCTTAAGCCAGTATCTAGAGTACCTATTCCTGATGAAATAGAGGTAAAGAACGCTAAGGAGTACGTAGATACAAATGAAAAGTAG
- a CDS encoding undecaprenyl phosphate translocase family protein, with amino-acid sequence MNLMIKGIILGCIIVLPGMSGGTVFLIFGIYENMLKDLAKLNIKPYLPLLAGSIIGIFISGMLFALFFESFRDETAVFLMGCLIASIRPVLKPCEKLNLQGILFFLGGLVIGYYMGGEPIGLMVEIEEISWILLMIGGILSSAAMIIPGIPGSSVLIVLGIYDSILYSIKELELFNLIIFGIGSIIGIFLLINILNNIYEKYRSVISYFFAGLILGSSRALLPYSFKPYILLIFAVGFILVWIWSGKQNAPADELQKKDEN; translated from the coding sequence ATGAACCTGATGATTAAAGGAATAATTTTAGGCTGTATAATTGTATTACCAGGTATGAGTGGTGGAACGGTTTTTTTAATTTTTGGTATTTATGAAAATATGTTGAAAGATTTAGCTAAGTTGAATATAAAGCCTTATTTACCCTTGTTAGCGGGAAGTATTATAGGTATTTTTATTAGTGGGATGTTATTTGCGCTGTTTTTTGAATCCTTTAGAGATGAAACAGCTGTTTTTCTCATGGGTTGTCTAATTGCTTCTATTAGACCTGTTTTAAAACCCTGCGAAAAGTTAAATCTACAGGGAATTCTGTTTTTTCTAGGAGGATTAGTCATTGGTTACTATATGGGAGGAGAGCCCATAGGACTTATGGTAGAGATAGAAGAAATTAGCTGGATATTACTAATGATAGGCGGTATATTATCTAGCGCCGCTATGATTATTCCAGGAATTCCAGGCAGCTCCGTGTTGATTGTCTTGGGAATTTACGATAGTATTTTATACTCTATAAAAGAGCTGGAATTATTCAACTTGATTATCTTTGGCATAGGAAGCATTATTGGAATTTTTCTTTTAATAAATATTCTAAACAATATCTATGAAAAGTATAGAAGTGTTATTTCTTACTTTTTTGCTGGTCTCATCTTGGGATCTTCCCGAGCCCTTTTACCTTATTCCTTTAAACCCTATATCCTACTTATATTTGCTGTTGGATTTATTCTAGTATGGATATGGAGTGGTAAGCAAAATGCTCCAGCAGATGAACTGCAGAAGAAAGACGAAAATTAA